One window from the genome of Salvia miltiorrhiza cultivar Shanhuang (shh) chromosome 7, IMPLAD_Smil_shh, whole genome shotgun sequence encodes:
- the LOC130994444 gene encoding uncharacterized protein LOC130994444 yields the protein MDSEHSTYGLLLCCREAWGGHHPILLTASQGGRIETSEFTYLYRGKLINCCNGLCIEAYCRRRIPYITNPATKQSFIIPSLPQNPSRVERFGYLWRLYYLSTGTFLSLLVGDNRDLSWDVWGMKSETGEWRKVLPDIKLGSQKCRLQPSAGKKDQVLEPFGWVKYPEVLALRFRGENRTCIFYNLDTHEINSTELPYSCSSYNGFVHKNSLVWLS from the exons ATGGATTCCGAG CATTCTACATATGGACTTCTTCTCTGCTGCCGTGAAGCGTGGGGCGGTCATCATCCAATTCTACTCACTGCATCGCAAGGCGGCCGAATTGAGACATCCGAGTTCACTTACTTATACAGAGGCAAGTTAATTAACTGTTGTAATGGTTTGTGCATAGAGGCATACTGTCGTCGTAGAATTCCATACATTACAAATCCCGCAACAAAGCAATCATTCATTATCCCTTCATTGCCTCAAAATCCATCGCGTGTTGAGCGATTTG GTTATTTATGGAGACTGTATTATCTGTCAACGGGGACGTTCCTATCACTGTTGGTTGGCGACAACAGAGATTTGTCGTGGGATGTTTGGGGGATGAAATCGGAAACTGGTGAATGGAGGAAGGTGCTTCCCGACATTAAGTTGGGATCTCAAAAGTGCAGGCTTCAACCTTCAGCAGGTAAAAAAGATCAAGTCTTGGAGCCTTTTGGTTGGGTTAAATACCCTGAGGTTCTGGCCTTGCGTTTTCGTGGTGAGAATCGCACTTGTATTTTCTACAATCTTGATACACATGAAATCAACTCCACTGAATTACCATACTCTTGTTCATCGTACAATGGATTTGTGCATAAGAATAGCCTGGTATGGTTAAGTTAA
- the LOC130994811 gene encoding putative late blight resistance protein homolog R1A-3 — MAAYGALVSLMHIIDRLEKHPSPPISIHKQQVESLTQNVTFLQEFLDAYISPVVDDHEADPLERRIADAVYAAEDVIESQIVLQIHNRSTIVGKMMSFINLFRALCKCTTIEEDFYQDLQQVIEEMNLIKMEAMEIAATAQLQRKVSSTHAGSSSTVKESIMVGFDDVLLQVLDKLTGGQLSRQIIPIMGMGGIGKTTLARHVFEHALVKEHFDICAWTTISQTYNVRETLSEVLFQASGDWGSNLSGGELGLQLFQYLSGRRYLIIMDDMWSIEVWDKIKFFFPDYNDGSRIIITTRMSNLNLELGGSYGIGMKFLDEASSWHLLCKTVFGGESFPPELEDIGKSIVANCKGLPLSIATIGGLLAKSERTREYWGHIEQNLSSIVIINNDKFCLKILRMSYVYLPNYLKPCFLYMGIFEEDRSIRVSMLKKLWVSEGFLKPVTGKCLETIADEYLKELVDRNLILVDELGFSGNVKFCKIHDLLRDVCLKEVEKERFYHIIEKSPSVVDNFERPHNFRLLRTLKYRDTHRPAYATGRGAHFLGDVFQLVNSRHLAVRVHRNSKFPSSINLLWNLYTLIVDQSSLGKSWNLNRCSIDHRWHDLMAPIEIWKLHQLKHLEFMGEGLILPDPRSDDIVIMENLKTLRGAKNLYLNEEVVKRIPNVRKLHLIYRSKEMESLSELKQMEIANCFSYLECLSKLENLHCRIDDGYVEYFQRIGFPHSLKKLKLSLFSSYHLELVEILQKIGWLPLLQKLVIEFGTFKTGKWDTSEGQFQSLKLLQLNSCHGLEDWTMAESSHFAVLQELRLRGLEKLEEIPSEVGEIPTLKLIALEYCSESAVESAAKIVEEQEDLCGDQLDLCVRAIVRKGDERLLSLASPNFEVTVRRPLEAFSIQDC; from the exons ATGGCGGCTTACGGAGCTCTGGTTTCTCTTATGCATATCATAGATCGCCTTGAAAAACATCCTTCCCCTCCAATTTCTATCCACAAACAGCAAGTtgaatctctcactcaaaaTGTGACCTTCTTGCAGGAATTTCTTGATGCTTATATTTCCCCAGTTGTGGATGACCATGAGGCGGATCCATTGGAGCGTCGCATTGCTGATGCAGTTTATGCAGCTGAGGATGTCATCGAATCCCAAATTGTGCTTCAAATTCATAACCGATCCACAATTGTTGGGAAGATGATGAGTTTTATCAACTTGTTTCGAGCTCTGTGTAAATGCACAACTATTGAGGAGGACTTCTATCAGGATCTGCAACAAGTGATAGAAGAAATGAATTTGATCAAGATGGAAGCCATGGAGATTGCAGCCACAGCTCAACTGCAGAGAAAGGTCTCCTCAACTCATGCTGGCTCCTCATCCACCGTGAAGGAAAGCATAATGGTGGGCTTCGACGACGTGTTACTTCAAGTGCTGGATAAGCTCACCGGAGGCCAACTCAGTCGCCAAATCATCCCAATTATGGGGATGGGCGGCattggtaagaccactcttgcccgACATGTATTTGAGCATGCGCTTGTTAAAGAGCATTTTGATATTTGTGCATGGACTACAATTTCTCAAACTTATAATGTGAGAGAAACACTTAGCGAAGTTCTTTTCCAAGCAAGTGGGGATTGGGGTAGTAATCTGAGTGGGGGCGAATTGGGATTACAACTATTCCAGTACTTATCGGGTAGAAGGTATCTCATAAttatggatgatatgtggagtattGAAGTGTGGGATAAGATCAAGTTTTTCTTTCCTGATTATAATGATGGGAGTCGAATAATCATAACAACAAGGATGTCAAACTTGAATTTGGAGTTGGGTGGGTCTTATGGCATTGGAATGAAATTTCTAGACGAGGCTAGTAGTTGGCATTTGTTATGTAAGACTGTGTTTGGGGGAGAAAGTTTTCCACCTGAGTTGGAGGACATTGGAAAGAGTATTGTAGCAAATTGTAAAGGGCTTCCTTTATCAATTGCTACAATTGGAGGTCTTTTGGCAAAATCTGAGCGCACGAGAGAATATTGGGGGCATATTGAGCAAAATTTAAGCTCTATTGTGATCATCAATAATGATAAATTTTGCTTGAAAATATTAAGGATGAGTTATGTCTATCTGCCCAACTATTTGAAGCCATGCTTTTTGTATATGGGTAtttttgaggaagatcgttcaATTCGTGTCTCAATGCTGAAGAAGCTATGGGTTTCAGAAGGATTTTTAAAACCCGTGACTGGAAAATGTTTGGAAACAATAGCAGATGAGTACTTGAAGGAGTTGGTAGATAGAAATCTGATTTTAGTTGATGAGTTGGGGTTTAGTGGAAATGTAAAGTTTTGTAAGATTCATGATTTGTTGAGGGACGTGTGTTTGAAAGAAGTTGAAAAAGAGAGGTTTTATCATATCATAGAAAAGTCTCCTTCTGTCGTAGATAACTTTGAAAGGCCTCACAATTTTAGATTGTTGAGAACACTCAAATATAGAGATACACATCGACCAGCTTATGCTACGGGGCGTGGTGCTCATTTTCTAGGCGATGTTTTTCAATTGGTGAACTCACGGCATCTTGCTGTTAGAGTTCATAGGAATTCCAAATTCCCGTCTTCCATCAATTTGCTTTGGAATCTGTATACGTTAATAGTTGATCAGTCTTCACTCGGTAAGTCTTGGAATTTGAATAGATGCAGTATTGATCATCGTTGGCATGATCTTATGGCACCGATTGAAATTTGGAAATTGCATCAACTTAAGCATCTCGAGTTTATGGGAGAAGGATTGATTCTCCCAGATCCTCGGAGTGATGATATCGTTATCATGGAGAATCTGAAAACGCTCAGAGGAGCAAAGAATTTGTATTTGAATGAGGAGGTGGTTAAACGAATTCCCAATGTCAGGAAATTGCATCTAATTTACAGATCCAAAGAAATGGAGAGTTTGAGTGAATTGAAACAAATGGAGATAGCAAACTGTTTCAGCTATCTTGAGTGTCTGAGTAAATTGGAAAACTTGCACTGCCGCATCGATGATGGATATGTTGAGTATTTTCAGAGGATTGGTTTCCCACACtccctcaagaagttgaagttATCTCTCTTTTCCTCTTATCATCTAGAGTTGGTAGAGATACTGCAAAAGATAGGGTGGTTGCCTCTCCTTCAGAAGTTAGTAATCGAATTTGGTACGTTCAAAACAGGCAAGTGGGACACTAGTGAGGGTCAATTCCAGAGCCTCAAGCTACTGCAATTGAACTCGTGTCATGGTCTAGAAGATTGGACGATGGCCGAGAGCTCCCATTTTGCAGTGCTGCAGGAGCTTCGTCTCCGAGGTTTGGAAAAATTGGAGGAGATCCCTTCCGAAGTTGGAGAGATACCAACGCTGAAATTAATAGCTTTGGAATATTGCAGTGAATCAGCGGTAGAGTCAGCTGCAAAGATAGTAGAAGAACAAGAGGATTTATGTGGAGACCAACTTGACCTTTGTGTTCGAGCTATAGTTCGAAAAGGAGACGAAAGACTGCTGAGCTTGGCAAGTCCCAACTTTGAAGTTACAGTGAGAAGGCCATTAGAAGCATTCAGCATCCAAGATTG TTGA
- the LOC130994445 gene encoding putative F-box protein At5g52610 has product MTLLEPPIQVNLYLMEHGANAIPNLLACGRALGIVGIMNDCFVAGFIMFIWVLGGKLLYLLRFTPPPRSTHFTGNRKAQMLPTKPTPPRRCFTDDSVSDPHSDILSRESINIVSLPTDLLFEILLRLPADHLYQRARLVCRRWCHIIHSHAFINAQMHGATYGLLLSPLKDYTLPLYVTADADGGIHTSEPNHISKLRFLATCNGLALEYDFKDYRVRLVNPATKQSLLVPRLARGVSYFVLEYGFAYSAASSAYKVIARYTVCHSPQTDYGLDVLTVGVNESWRHIEVPHHLSPFFFNKAPLTTEGFMHWGRGRYCVTLDVETEIITLSEAPYQYLDNNYYYLSTGRCVSLLVACGDLSWEVWELKAETGEWRKALPNVDLRAEKCRVQQFAPKDAPQVLEPLGWVKYPQVLAFRFGTYFSWKHWRPCIFYNLDTHQLHSTKLPQSYTGGYQAFLHKNNLI; this is encoded by the exons ATGACGCTGCTGGAACCTCCGATACAAGTCAATTTATACTTGATGGAACATGGAGCAAATGCCATACCAAATCTACTGGCATGTGGTAGAGCATTAGGTATTGTAGGGATCATGAATGATTGCTTTGTTGCGGGATTTATAAT GTTTATTTGGGTTTTGGGTGGGAAACTGCTGTATTTATTGAGGTTTACTCCGCCGCCGCGTTCAACACACTTCACCGGAAATAGAAAAGCTCAAATGCTTCCTACGAAACCAACGCCTCCGCGCCGCTGCTTCACCGACGACAGCGTTTCGGATCCCCATTCCGACATTCTTAGTAGAGAATCG ATAAACATAGTGTCTCTCCCCACAGACCTATTGTTCGAAATCCTCCTCCGTTTGCCGGCCGATCATCTCTACCAGAGAGCGAGGCTCGTCTGCCGGCGGTGGTGCCACATTATCCATTCTCATGCCTTCATCAACGCGCAGATGCACGGTGCTACCTATGGACTCCTTCTATCACCCCTGAAGGATTATACTCTGCCACTTTATGTAACAGCCGACGCAGATGGTGGAATCCACACATCTGAGCCAAATCACATCTCCAAATTGAGATTTCTTGCTACCTGCAACGGTTTGGCTCTGGAGTATGATTTCAAAGATTACCGCGTTCGCCTTGTGAATCCAGCAACGAAGCAGTCACTCCTCGTCCCACGATTGGCTAGAGGCGTATCCTATTTCGTGCTCGAGTATGGTTTTGCATACTCTGCAGCTTCCTCGGCGTATAAAGTGATTGCACGGTACACTGTTTGCCACTCGCCACAAACTGACTATGGTCTTGACGTGCTCACTGTTGGAGTCAATGAGTCCTGGAGGCACATCGAGGTTCCCCACCATCTCAGCCCATTTTTCTTCAACAAGGCTCCCTTGACTACTGAAGGTTTCATGCATTGGGGAAGGGGGAGATACTGCGTGACGCTGGATGTGGAGACGGAGATCATTACACTGAGTGAAGCCCCTTATCAGTACCTTGACAACAACTATTATTATCTGTCAACTGGGAGGTGTGTGTCGCTCCTGGTTGCGTGTGGGGATCTGTCGTGGGAGGTTTGGGAGTTGAAGGCAGAGACGGGCGAGTGGAGGAAGGCGCTGCCCAACGTCGACTTGAGAGCTGAGAAATGCAGGGTTCAACAGTTTGCTCCTAAAGATGCTCCTCAAGTTCTTGAGCCACTTGGTTGGGTTAAATATCCACAGGTTTTGGCGTTTCGTTTTGGCACCTATTTTTCTTGGAAGCATTGGCGGCCTTGCATTTTCTACAATCTTGATACGCATCAACTCCACTCCACAAAGCTACCACAATCCTATACCGGTGGTTATCAAGCTTTTCTGCATAAGAATAATCTGATATGA